The region tctatttctttgcattgatccctgaggaagactttcttatctctctttgctattctttggaactctgcattcaaatgggtatatctttccttttctcctttgcctttagtttctcttcttttctcagctatttgtaaggtctcctcagacagccattttgcctttttgcatttatttttcttgtagatggtattgatccctgcctcttgtacaatgtaataaacctctgcccatagttcttcaggcactctgtctattagttctaatcccttgaatctatttgtcacttctaccgtataatcttaagggatttgatttaggtcatacctgaatggtgtagtggttttccctactttcttcaatttaaatctgaatttggcaataagggcttcatgatctgagccacagtcagctcctggccttgtttttgctgcctgtatagacgttctccatctttggttgcaaagaatataatcaatctgattttggtgttgaccatctggtgatgtccatgtgtattctcttgtgttattggaagagggtgttgctgTGACTAGTGCATTCCCTTGGcacaactctgttagcctttgacctgcttaattttgtactccaaggccaaatttgcctcttattccaggtatttcttgatttcctacttttgctttccagtcccctataatgaaaatgacatctttttgggggtgttagtccTAGaaagtgttgtaggtcttcatagaaccattcaacttcagcttcttcagcattactggtcagggcgtagacttggatcactgtgatactgaatggcttgccttggaaacgaacagagatcattctgtcatttttgagactgcattcaagtactgcatttcagactctcttgttgactatgatggctactccattttttctaagggattccagcccacagtagtagatataatggtcatctgaattaaagtcACCCAtcccaatccattttagttcactgattcctaaaacgtcaatgttcactcttgccatcaccggtttgaccacttccaatttgcctttattcatggacctaatattccaggttcctatgcaatattcagagaaggcaatggccatctagtccagtactctcacctggaaactcccatggatggaggagcctggtaggctgcagtccatggggtcgctaagagttggacacaactgaacaacttcacttacacttttcacttttcatgcattggagaaggaaatggcaacccactccagtgttcttgtctggagaattccagggatggggaagcctggtgacttgccatctatggggtcacacagtgtcggacacgacttaagcaagttagcagcagcagcagctatgcaATATTTGCTCTTTAGAGCATCGGATTTTACTTCCATTACTAGTTACATCCGCAACTGGTTGGTGtctttgctttgactctgtctcttcattctttttgaagttatttctccattcatctTCCATAATGTATTGAGCtcctatcgacctggggagttcatctttcagtgtcctatctttttgccttttcatactgttcatggggttctcaaggcaagaatactgaattggtttgccattcccttctccagtggaccgtgttttgtcagaactctccacaatgactggtccatcttgggtggccctacatgacctgcctcataatttcattgagttagacaaggctgtggtccatgtgaccagtttggttagttttctgttattgtggttttcattctgtctgccctctgatgcagaaggataagaggcttatggaagacttctgatgggagagactgtttGAGGGGGAAACTCTTCTGGTCTTGTTctaatgggtggggccatgctctttaatccaactttctgttgatgggcggggttgtgttctctccctgttgtttgatctgAGACCAAGTTATGGTGGAGGCAATGACGATAATGGcggcctccttcaaaaggtcccatgcacgcacTGCTGCACTGTGCCCctggccctgcagcaggccaccacagacccacgcctccactggggactcctggacactcacaggcgagtctgggtcagtctcttgtggggttcctgctccttcctcctgggtcctgatgcacataaggttctgtttgtgccctccaagagtctgtttccccagtcctgcgtaagttctggcagctctatggtgggttaatggcaaactcctccaagagggcttatcccatacccaggtctgctgcacccacagcccctgtccctgcagcaggcccctgctgacctgtacctttgcaggagacactcaaacacagttctggctcagtatctgggggtctctgggtcctggtgcacacaagatttttttgagccctctgagcatctctggcaggtaagggatttgattctaaacttgattttgcccctcctaccatcttgctgggactcctcctttgcccttggatgtggggtatcttttatTGGTGAGATCCAACATTCCCCAGTTGATGGTTGCTCAGCAGAGAGCTGcagttttggagttcttgcaggaaaagatgagcacacatccttctactctgccatctgcATTAACATTCTTCAAACTCttggaatttcagcttttgatttatttaaaagttaatcCAATCAGAAgtaccataaaaaagaaagcaaacaaacaaaaccacactTATTGCAATGTCTCTGACTCCTGGATTATCTCATTTGTTCTGGATTTGAGTTACCTCAGATTGGGGTTCTCCTAATTACCAGCTTGAATTTTTTCCCTAATTGGAACTATTATAATAAGAATTGTTTTCCTACTTATTTTAAATCGCTTGTGTAGTATTCTCAGGAGAGTCCATCTTCCTATTCTAGCTAGGCTTAGGAAGATACACTAGTGCACCCAAAGGGGCAGGGTAAAAGGAAGAGCTCTGTAGGGAGAGTCAGATCTCTTTATCACTGACTGATGAAGGAAATACAGTTTAGGTGGAAGATTCAGGGTAGAAACATAGCAGAAGAGCAAAGGAAGCTAGGCTCAGTAGCTCTATATGGGTGACCACATTAGGGTAGGGAAAGAGAGTCTTCACACATGTTTATTCCAAGTTTGGAACCCATCAGCAGCAAGGTCAGTAAATTAACTAATTTAGGGGAGTTGGGACATATCTAGGGGAAGAAAAACACTTACACAGGACAATATACAGCTCTGGTGTCCATGTGGAAACTGTGAGTAACTATTGGTAAGGCTGGGCAAGGAGGAATCAGgaacttctcctgcattgcaggcagattctctaccgtttgaactaccagggaagatgTGTTATAAGCAAGTTAGTACAAAGCATACATGTTTCAGTTGCTAAATTTCCCAAGAAATAAGAGGGATACAAGTGGGGCCAAAGCTCATCAGATGGCTTTAAAACAACAAATGAGCATTGTGAttgatttctgaaatatttcaggAATCAAGTGAcgtttccagtttgttgtgaggcATTAATATTATTGACAATTGTACTAGACTTTACTGAGATTTGGATAAAGATAGAGAAGTGTTCATTGGGAGAACTCTaagttttctttttgatttccatGTCTCTTATCTTTCTTCTACTTAGCCATGTCTTTTCAGTAGAATGAGGAattagttctgctcagaggctctTTCTGGAATGAGTAGACTGGCTCAGTTTGTAGGACCCTGTCTTAAAGGCCATAGTAACAATATGTAGGGATGACTACTGAGGACATCAAGTCTTATGGGAAAGATCAGATATGTATATGAAAAATCAGGAacacttgaaaaaatttaaaaggaaaagatacaGAAACATATAAATATTACAGGAAGTAGAGTGATTTCTATTACGTGTGGAATTAACTTGTTAAAATTAGAAAAGACACatatattgggctggccaaaaagttcatttgggtttttcttatAACATCTtctggaaaaatctgaatgaattttttggtcAACCTGATAGAATTTGGCTAATTTAAAGAGAAGGTAGAGTTTGTACAGAACAAGAGGATATTTCATGCAGGGGAGACTTCTTTCAGGAATTCTCAGAGACCAGAAACTGACATGTTTGGATTAACAGCAGGTTTAATAAATTGGATTGGAAATGAACAATTTTTCATAGCAACAGTAGACAAGATGGCTTTGTTTTCtgctaaaataacaaaaatgccaTTTCAGTGCAATACTAGAGAAAGATGATGCAATTGGGAGTTTTATGGGGCTTAGTCACATTATTGGGCATCCTgatgcctcagacagtaaagaatctgcctgtaacacagacacctgggttcaacccttggtagggaagatctcctggggaagaaaatggctctagtattcttgcctggagaattccatggagagaggaacctgacaggctacagtccaagagatcacaaagagtcagacatgtctgagcagtTAACATGTTCACTTTCAGTCATATAATCAATGAACAAATACATCCATAGATAATATAAATAAGAGAATATTAATAAAGTACCCTTTCCTAGTGTACCATGAGATTATTAATCAGTGACAGACAAAAgtgaagcttatttttttttcttttgcagtgaTTATAAAAATGTTATCCTAGGTgatctgagatttttttctttttaaagaaaaaacaatttagaGGAAGAAAATGGTGAGAATGTATAGGTATGGAAGGGGAGTCACATGAATAAACTGATGCTATAGCAAGGTCAGTCTTGAGGGAATAGAGGCTTGTATGAAAACAGTAAGACTGGAAGTAAAAACCTTTGGTAACCTATTACAATAGTGTAGGCATTATTACTAAGCATCAAATTAGCGgtaagataaaagaaataaaatgtattggtAATACAACAGAAAAAAGTTAAGCAAACTTCAATGATTAATTAAGTTTGAGACATAAGAAggcaatagatgcaaaaaatgtGTGAAGTCGCTATCTAGAAGAACCAAGAAATAAGAAAGTCAACAAGGGAAACTGGTTGAGTGCTGGGTGTAAGTATGGTATATTAATTTACTAAAGCTTTTATAACAAAGTATCAGACTAAGTGACTTGAACAacaagaatttattttctcacagtcctgaAATCTAGAAGTCTGACATCAAGATTTTGGCAGAGTTGATCACTTTCAAGTTCTTTCGTCTTGACTTGTAGGTGACTGTCTCTTCCTTGACTTTTCTCAGGTTGAAGACCAGTAAGATAAGTTTTAACAAACCCTCCAAGTGATCCTGATGCCTGATAAATTTTGAGAATCATTAACCTAATCTATTGGCTGTGTTTTCTGATTGAATTTTTTCCACATTCCAATTTTAGTTGTAAGCATCTATGGAATATGGaatattctttcttcttctacACTCCCAAGATGGGGATTTATCCAGATGCTGGCATTTTGTAGGTGTACTTACTCTATGATGAGTAGTAGACATTGCCTAGAAAGTGTGAGTGCAGTAGGATTTGAAAACCTCATTTCTCACCTGGAGATGGAGAAAGCCAATCAAACCACTGCTCACGAGTTTATCTTCTCTGCTTTCCCTTATTCCTGGAGAGATTCTGTCATCTGTTTTGTTCTACTGCTcttcatttatgcattcattgTTGTTGGAAATGTGGTCATCATCACAGTGGTCCAGCTGAATATTCATCTCCAcactcccatgtacttctttaTCAGTGCCCTTTCTTTCCTGGAGATCTGGTATACCACAGCTACAATACCAAAGATGCTCTCTTGCCTGCTTTGTGAGAAGAGCATTTCCTTAAACGGCTGTCTTCTGCAGATGTATTTCTTCCATTCCACAGGCATCAGTGAGGTTTGTCTGTTGACAGCTATGGCCTTTGACCGCTACCTGGCCATCTGCAGCCCTCTTCATTACCCTACTATCATGACCCCAAAGCTATGTGCCTGGCTGActttaggttgctgtgtttgtGGTTTTGTCACACCCCTTCCTGAGATTGCCTGGATCTCCACACTGCCCTTTTGTGGCTCTAATCACCTGAAGCATATCTTCTGTGACTTCCTCCCAGTACTGCGCCTGGCCTGCACAGACACACAAGCCATCCTCATGATTCAGGTAGTGGATGTTGTCCATGCAGTGGAGATCATTACAGCTGTGATGCTCATTTTCATGTCCTACGTTGGTATCGTGACTGTAATTCTACGTATTCGTTCCACTGAGGGCCGTCGCAAGGCCTTTTCCACATGTGTCTCCCACCTCACTGTATTTCTGCTCTTCTTTGGCAGTGTGGCTCTCATGTACCTACGCTTCTCTGCCACCTACTCCTTATTCTGGGATACAGCCATTGCTCTGGCCTTTGCAGTTGTATCCCCATTTTTCAACCCCATTATCTATAGCTTGAGGAATAAAGAGATAAAGGAAGCCATAAAAAAACACATGAGTCAAGTGAGCATCTTTTTTTCATAAGACCAGGGACCTCAAATAAGATCTAATGTTTGGTAGTCTATATAATTGTTAGTCTTTTTACCCTCAACTCTTTTTCATCTGTCTTTTTCTGTCAGTCTTTGGTTGAAACTGGTCTCCCAAAGGTcaccaataaaaaaaattcactaatTGAATTCAATAGGTTTTTTCAACCTTTATTCAATTTGACACATTTTGAATCAGACTTTGTTGATTAGGTTTTCTGCCACTCAATTTCTCCAAGATAAATTTAACTTGTGGAAATAATTGgggtaaaaatttaattttaatagagtCAAGACATATGATTATAAGATatggtgactgagcaactatcttCATAAGACTAAGTTCTCTCTATGGTATTTACAATGAATATACTTGAAGAATAATCCTAATTTCTAATCGAGTGTTCATGTGTTGATAAATAGCATACTAGATGTTTTTCAGTAGGTTCAATTAGGAATCCCTTGTATGATTTTTATCTTGGCATTACTACACAATATTAATTCCATGTCTGGGTCAATAACAGGGACTAAGGCCTGCATCAATCATAATGAGCCTATGTGCCCAGTTAGTGGAGGTTGATTTATTGAACACCAAATTAACTTTATTAATATTGATGACCACTAGAAATGAAGAGAATGGATAGGCCTCTTTAAAATTGACATGGAGAGAAGCCTCATAAAGGAGTTGGTTGCAGTTCTGTGGTAGTTAAGGACCATGGCAAAAAATCTCAGGGCAAGAAGTTcattgaagaaaattttaaatgcaataaatgaacaaacaaaaccttgacTCTAAGAAAAGTAAAGTAATATAAGTAACCTATTAATTAGCTAATCAATATTTTTTCATGATACATTGAAAAATGTAATCCTTGGTTTCACTGTAATAACATGTAAAGTACTTATTAATGAAGCAGGAATatcaataaatatctatttagtGAATAAACCAGTATCAGCATGCTGCATTCAGATTGTTCCAGCCAATTGATCTACCATATTGGACAACAGGGCTTCCTTTTTGACTTCTTCTCCCTTGGGTTTCAGGATGCTagactccattttttaaaatcttactttGTTTGAGGGCTCTTTCTCTTGTGAATCCTTGTCTTTATATATGCTTCACAAAGGGTGATTTTCTCCAGGGCCCACACCTCAGTGGTGATGCAATAACAAAGCTGATGACTATGCAAATGTTAAtagatttttcacttttctgtagcCCACCTACAGGAATCCTATGGTTGTCAGTCTTACTTCCCCGCTAATATGCCACAGCCATGCCCTCATCCTCACCCCTAAATCTTATGATATTCAAGAATCAGATGCAAGGACACAAGTTAAGGGAAGGGTCTTATGAGAAGAGGATAATGCTATCTAAAAGAATTCAGATAGAAAGAACGTGAGAGAAAAGTCACAGTTTGTGGCTGGAGAGGTCTTGGTAAAAGGAAGTCAATCAGAAAATACACTTGTcataagaaaacaaggaaaaagaaaaaaagggaaacaagAAGTGTTCCTGTATTTAAATAGTGAGTCTttaatgttctatttttaatgtttttcataaaACATGAGGAATGAAATTACAGATTGACTAAGTATTTAACTATAATTTTCTAACTATAATTATTGTTCCAGAATTGATATACAAAAATTCCAGAATATGAAACAGTTAtgcagttttcttatctgttttcccatttttaagaTTGTGTATTATATAATCTATTTCTTAATTAAAGTTCAATTAACAATCCAGTTTAGAAGAATAAGaagaattttatttgagccaaactgagcAATATAACCAGGGAGACAGACTCttagaaagctctgagaactgttccACCTGTTAGAGGTCAGAGGCACAGTCAGATACACCTTCAAGACAAAGGCTCATGCATCAAATGGCATACTGATGTATTACATAAAGTTCAACAAGGATACATAGTCCAGGTAAGCATTTACAAAG is a window of Muntiacus reevesi chromosome 1, mMunRee1.1, whole genome shotgun sequence DNA encoding:
- the LOC136161165 gene encoding olfactory receptor 6K2, whose translation is MEKANQTTAHEFIFSAFPYSWRDSVICFVLLLFIYAFIVVGNVVIITVVQLNIHLHTPMYFFISALSFLEIWYTTATIPKMLSCLLCEKSISLNGCLLQMYFFHSTGISEVCLLTAMAFDRYLAICSPLHYPTIMTPKLCAWLTLGCCVCGFVTPLPEIAWISTLPFCGSNHLKHIFCDFLPVLRLACTDTQAILMIQVVDVVHAVEIITAVMLIFMSYVGIVTVILRIRSTEGRRKAFSTCVSHLTVFLLFFGSVALMYLRFSATYSLFWDTAIALAFAVVSPFFNPIIYSLRNKEIKEAIKKHMSQVSIFFS